The Streptomyces sp. NBC_01317 genomic interval GAGCGACATCAACGAGGCCGGCCAGACCGCGGGCCTGTCCCAGACCCGGAGCGTGAGCGCCGGCAAGGACTGGACAGGCAGCAGGCTCGTCACGCCCAAGGCGGCGAAGTCCAAGCGCTGACACTCCGAGCGCCGCATCCGAGCGCGCAAGCCGCAGCAGTCAGCAGCCTTCGAGGCAGCCCTGAGGGCCCCCGCCGACCCAGGTCGGCGGGGGCCCCGTGCGTCCGTAGGCTGTACGCCATGGCCATCGAGGTGGGCGACACCGCCCCGGATTTCGAGCTGCGGGACAACCACGGGCGGACGGTACGGCTGTCCGACCTGCACGGGCACGGGCACGGGCGCGACGCCGACGCCGACGCCGACGCCGTGAACGTGGTGCTGGTCTTCTACCCCTTCGCCTTCACCAGTGTCTGCACGGACGAGATGCGGGCCCTGCGCGACGGGCTGCCCGCGCTCACCGCCGACGACACCGTCCTGCTCGCCGTCTCGAACGACTCCATCCACACCCTGCGTGTCTTCGCCGAGCAGGAGGGGCTGGAGTTCCCGCTCCTGTCGGACTTCTGGCCGCACGGCGAGGTCTCGCGGGCGTACGGCGTCTTCGACGAGGAAAAGGGGTGCGCGGTGCGCGGGACGTTCATCATGGACAAGGAGGGCGTGGTGCGCTGGAAGATCGTCAACGGTCTGCCGGACGCCAGGGACCTCCAGCAGTACGTCCGGGCACTCGACGCCCTCTGAATCCGTCCGGTGAACCGGTCAGGACCAATCGGTCAGGACCCCGGGAAATCGCACAGCCGCCGGGAACCGGTCACTAGGATCCAGTCGTTGATCCGATGCCAACGCTCCAGGGGGCGCGCGGCCCGCGGCGTGAGTCGCCGACCATGGTTGCCCGGCCCCGAGAACACATAGGGAGGACTCGTGGGAGTCAGCCTCAGCAAGGGCGGAAACGTCTCGCTGACCAAGGCCGCGCCCAACCTGACCGCGGTCACCGTGGGTCTGGGCTGGGACGTCCGTACGACCACCGGCGGTGACTTCGACCTCGACGCCAGCGCGCTGCTGACGAACGCCGAGGGCAAGGTCGCCACCGACGGCAATTTTGTCTTCTTCAACAACCTCAAGAGCCCGGACGGCTCCGTCGAGCACACCGGTGACAACCTCACCGGCGAGGGCGAGGGCGACGACGAGGCGATCAAGGTCAACCTGGCCGCCGTCCCCGCCGACGTCGACAAGATCGTCTTCCCTGTCTCGATCTACGAGGCCGAGAGCCGCCAGCAGTCCTTCGGCCAGGTCCGCAACGCGTTCATCCGCGTCGTGAACCAGGCCGACAACAGCGAGCTGGCGCGCTACGACCTGAGCGAGGACGCCTCGACGGAGACCGCGATGGTCTTCGGCGAGCTGTACCGCAACGGCGCGGAGTGGAAGTTCCGCGCCATCGGCCAGGGCTACGCCTCGGGCCTGCGCGGCATCGCCCAGGACTTCGGCGTCAACGTCTGAAATAGCAAACATGCAGGTCAGGGAGGGGACGCCCCTTAAAGGGGCGTCCCCTCCCTGACCTGCATCAGCCGAGACGGTGCTCCCAGTTCAGAACCGGTGCTCCCTCGATCCAATAGCGATGTGATGCCTGCGTGATGCGGAGCTGGACAGTGTCGATCTCGGGGCGTCCCGCGGCCTCCCAGGCGACGAGCGTCTCCTCGATCCTGTTCCAGAGGAGCACAGGGCCGCCTTGTCGGACCATCCACCCGTCACCTTGGACGACGAACTCCGCGAAAGACTCCAGATCGGGGTCGAAGAGGTAGAGCAGTCGGGTTCCGTCGGCCCGGGCGGCGCGGACGAGATGCGCGCCGGGCGCGGCGAGCTGTGCGAGGAACGCGGGCATCCAGTCGTCCAGCAGGGCAGGGGACACCTTGGTCTCCCGCTCGTCATCCACGTAGGCGGTCCTGGCGGACAGGTCGCCGGCCACCGGCACGACGGCTTGGGACCGCGCCCGCATGAACGAGGAGCGGCCGATGATCCGGCCCTCGGCATTGCCGTCGTTGTCCACGGTCACCTTGGCCAGGCCGGTCCCGTACGGCCAGGAGCCCACCGTGCCCAGGATGACGCCGCCCGGCTTGGTCTGGCGGACCCAGGTGTGCGGGATGCGCCGAACGGCACAGGTGGCGATCACGCGGTCGTACGGTGCGTTTCGGGGGTGTCCGAGGAGACCGTCGCCGGTGACGGTCCAGGCCGAGAATCCGAGCGTCTCCAGCGCGGTGTCCGCGCGTTCCGCCACGTCCGGATCGACCTCGACCGTGGTCACGTTGTCCGCGCCGAGGCAGTGGCACATCAGAGCGGAGGAGTAGCCCGTGCCGGTGCCGATCTCCAGCACGCGGGTTCCCGCTGTCAGGCCGAGGCTCTCGATCATGCTGACCACCGTGGCCGGGGTGGTGGACGAAGAGGTGGGCACTCCCGCAACGGGCTGAGCGGTCCGGTCGGCGGTCAGATGTCCGTCCAGTTGAGTGGTGAGGGTGTCGTAGCTGTACGCGATCTTGAGCCACTCGGCCGGATCGGTTCCGGCGGCCGTGACGGGCCGCCAGACAGCGCCCTCATCGAGAAACACCCCTGGGTGAAGGAACAGTTCGCGTGGCACGGCTTCGACGGCAGTGCGCAGCGATGGGGACGTGAGGACGCCGTTCTCCGCCAGCAGTGCGGCGAGTCGGCGGCGCTCGCGCGCGGAGTCGGTCATGTTTCTCCTTGTGTGAGCAGGTCGGCGAACGCGGAGGACATCGGGAGGCCGGTCTCCCTCTCGAGCCACCCCCACTGGCCGTTCGGATTCAGCTCCAGCCACCAGTGGTTTCCCGCCCGGTCCACGGCGAGGTCGAAGCTCCCCGATACCAGGCCGAGGAACTCCAGGTAACGGTGCAGTCCCTTCGTCAGCTGGTCGGGGAGGTGCTCGACGGTGTAGGTGAGAGCGCCGTAATCCTTGCGCCAGTCCAGCAGGTCGGATTCGA includes:
- the tgmC gene encoding ATP-grasp peptide maturase system methyltransferase — protein: MTDSARERRRLAALLAENGVLTSPSLRTAVEAVPRELFLHPGVFLDEGAVWRPVTAAGTDPAEWLKIAYSYDTLTTQLDGHLTADRTAQPVAGVPTSSSTTPATVVSMIESLGLTAGTRVLEIGTGTGYSSALMCHCLGADNVTTVEVDPDVAERADTALETLGFSAWTVTGDGLLGHPRNAPYDRVIATCAVRRIPHTWVRQTKPGGVILGTVGSWPYGTGLAKVTVDNDGNAEGRIIGRSSFMRARSQAVVPVAGDLSARTAYVDDERETKVSPALLDDWMPAFLAQLAAPGAHLVRAARADGTRLLYLFDPDLESFAEFVVQGDGWMVRQGGPVLLWNRIEETLVAWEAAGRPEIDTVQLRITQASHRYWIEGAPVLNWEHRLG
- a CDS encoding peroxiredoxin, producing MAIEVGDTAPDFELRDNHGRTVRLSDLHGHGHGRDADADADAVNVVLVFYPFAFTSVCTDEMRALRDGLPALTADDTVLLAVSNDSIHTLRVFAEQEGLEFPLLSDFWPHGEVSRAYGVFDEEKGCAVRGTFIMDKEGVVRWKIVNGLPDARDLQQYVRALDAL
- a CDS encoding TerD family protein, with the protein product MGVSLSKGGNVSLTKAAPNLTAVTVGLGWDVRTTTGGDFDLDASALLTNAEGKVATDGNFVFFNNLKSPDGSVEHTGDNLTGEGEGDDEAIKVNLAAVPADVDKIVFPVSIYEAESRQQSFGQVRNAFIRVVNQADNSELARYDLSEDASTETAMVFGELYRNGAEWKFRAIGQGYASGLRGIAQDFGVNV